The DNA segment CCACGGGCAGCGCTGGATCGGCGAATCGGAGTGGTTGGATGACTGAAGATATTTTTGTGGAATATGCAAAACATTTTATTCGCCATGTCAAGCCATCTCGTAAAAGAAAAGTCCTTCTGATGCTCGATAATCACAAGTCGCATTTGTCTATTGAAGCGCTggatttattcaaaaataatggCGTCGTTGTCTTGAGCTTTCCACCTCATTGCAGTCATAAACTGCAGCCACTGGATCGGTCTGTTTATGGATCTTTCAAAACTTACGTCAATACATTCATAGACGCATGGATAACTAATAACCCAGGAAAGAGGATGACGATTTACGATCTTCCTAGCATTGTTGCTTCAGCATTATCACTTGCATGCACGCCGCAAAACATCCAATCTGGATTTCGAGTTTCAGGCGTGTGGCCttttaattctgaaattttcCGTCCTGAGGAATACCTTGCTGGATTTTCAACCGATTGTCCAAATCCGAATGCTGAGGCAGATCCCGTTCCGACTTCATCGGAACGTTCTCAACAAGTCATCGCTTTGGAAGAAATCCGACCATTTCAAAAAGCCAATTCTCGCACATCAGATGTGAAAAAGCGCAAAGGCAGAAAGCGGAGATCGACAGAAATTTTGACCGACTCGCCAGTTAAGAAAGCTctggaagaagaaaaggaaaccTTGCGAAAAAAACGAGCGAAAAACGCATCCAAGCAAACTGAAGCAGCGGCAAAAGAAGCGAAGAAGGCTCCTAAAAAACAAGCAGCAATTCCTGTACACAAATCAACGAggaacataaaaaaacaaatacaatgaggcaatttttaaatgtgtacaATTGTGAttcaatatataattcaataaacaattgtttaaaatgaaataatgacTGCCCTTCTTTAATTTCACGAAATCGGCCAACCTGCCCCGCTGTCGGGGCAGGCTGGCCGATTTTCCCTGCTacgtttaatcatttttaactttttacaacataattttaaaaattctaaactttCTATATATGTAGTCACAGGTTGTATCTTTGAAATGGtcaattcgtttttttttttcaaagggcctggaaaatataaaaaatccaagaatGAAAAAGCGGCCAACCAGCCCCACTCTCCCCTACTGTGCCACTCTATTAGTTGGGATGGGTGAAACGCAATTGAATAAACTTTAGATAGCTCAAAACCGTGCCATAAGAGTAATTTTACAGTGCAATAGATATACCAAAATTAAATACATGCTACACGCCTTACAGTTCATGTCTGTAAGGCAACGGTTATGTTATAatgttaatgtatttatctttaaaatattaaatagcatGACCTCGGaggcgttaaacaataaaatagagatagttGGAGGAGAATGCGATAGACAAACGAGGCAGACGGGAAACTTAGCAGTAACTTTCCGTAAaactagaagtgctcaaaaaaactttttttatggtataaaaatgtataatttgttacctactgtgattaagcaatgtagagaattagtagcgtttaagagactgttaaaagaatatatatcagttaatattaatatatagttaatgtatatataataattgtatacaaGAAATAGCTAAATAAaggtcaatcaatcaatcaatcaatctcaatctctctctctctctctctctctctctctctctctcatcaaCGTTACTCAACGctaatattactattactatgttattttatttcttttttttttgtttattatagtttattttcttttttcgttgCTTACTATTCTCCTGCAACTTCGTTAGGTCTTAGTTTGTAAGTGATATTGTTATTCTCTACGTTCTACTGTACTTCTGATTGTCTTTAGAAAGCTTGCCCTAGGacaaaataaatgcttattcattcattcattcattccctctctctctctcttctgttTTTGCTATGTATCTGcctgtccttagagggcttgccctaggacagtaataaacgcctattcattcattcattcattctctctctctctctctctctctctctctctctctctctctctctctctctctctctctctcagaacAACTCCCTCATCCTTAACGCTCGCAAAACTAAATCCATGCTCCTGGGGTCCTCTAAATTCATCAACAGCATTCCCTCCTCTAGTATCCAACTACACTTCAACGGtacattaatagaattaacCGACAAGGTCACAAACCTTGGAATCTGCCTATCCAGCTCTCTCAGTTGGTCGGAGCATGTACGTGGCACTTCGAGCCGCGTCAACGGAATCCTTTGGCGGCTAAAGGCCTTCTCCAACTGTCTCTCCTTGCGCCTTCGTACTCAGCTCGTCACGGCTCTCATCTTCCCCGTCTTTGACTACTGTGCGGCCCTCTTCACTGACCTGACAgggcaacaaaaattaaagctaaGACGTCTAATGAACTCATGCGTGCGGTTTATTTTCAACCTTCGCAGGGATGAGCACATTTCGGGGTTTTACGAGAGGTTGGGGTGGCTTAGCTCTGACGACAGGCGGGAGTACCTCACATGTTGCCTTCTATTTTCTATCATCCTCAATTCGTCTCCTCCCTATCTCTCCGAAAACTTCCGTCCTCAGCAGCGTCCTCTCTCCCACCTGCGCTCCTCCGCCTCCTCTTCCCTCGATCTCACAGTCCCTTTCTGCCGCACCTCCACCTACCAACGTTCCTTTCATTTGACTGCGTGCTCCCTATGGAATAATCTCCCTTCTGCCGTTAGGGAGGCCGCCTCAACTAGCGCCTTCAAGCGCTTGCTCTTCGGCTACCTGAATAGCGGGGCCCTGCTGCGATGCTTCCCCCCTCAGCTCACACATAGCGTCCATCAACGTTACTCACCGCTAATATCTTCTACTACTATaaagtcatttttatttttttttgttttgtttattatagtttattttcttcttcttctttcttcctctatTGTTGCTTACTACTCTCCTGGAACTTAGTTAGACCTTAGTTTGTAAATGATATTGTTATTCTTTACGCTCTACTGTATGTACTTCAGAgagtccttagagggcttgccctaggacaaaataaatgcttattcattcattcattcattctctctctctctctctctctctctctctctctgtctctcttcctCTCCGTGGGCTTTGGCATGTTCGCTTGCCTAGCGTGTAGCTCATCCGCTCCTGCACCTGTCATGGTCTGAGCTGGTTCCATACTGCTGGTCGGTCGCTGTTTTGGAACCTGTAACGATTCAAGGAAGTCTGAGCGGTTTATTGCCCTCAATTGTAGAGTTGTGATCGGATATTAAAGAAAGTTTATAAATGATCGGATTTAAtgagaaattaaatgaaaaacctGGATATCCTAGGAAACGTCACTGTAGTCCAGAATTTGCCGTTTGGATTGGTCGCCACCTACTTTATCCACCAAGTAGGAAGAAAAGTTGTAGACTATACAGCCTTTCTGAAAACGATCCAGCTTTCGCGTAACTTATCGAATGCTTACACGtcgggtcccgatagcacacatcccgataacacacaaaccactcacaatggcagatgcctagagattttccgtaggttgggttagataagtcaagatgattggttggtgggctatcgggatgtacgctatcggaaccctcccatgCTTACACAGGCTGCTTGGCAAAATCGCAGCGGTTTCTCGAGCGGTCTCTGGTCCGGGTCGGGCTTGTCTCCACCCTCGGAAATCGGCCTTCGGTCTCAGGATACTTGCTCAATCAATCAAATAAATTCACACGCTACGCATCGATATGTTACGCGTCGGGATAGGAATGTTGCGAGGTATGTGCGATTAATTAACACTCAATTAATCAACACTTGACGATTAAATAgtaacaaaacaatttattgtttcaagtACATGTCTTGCTTCGCGGTTCGAATACATTCCCGCACAATAGTTTCTTATTACTATTCGCGGACACGCATTTCTCCTCGCATACACGCATTCATAAGACGCGTCGTCACACGTCGCCCGCGACGTTGCTACGCAATTGTCTCGCACGGGCCTCACTGCATTAAAAATGctgataattgaataaaataaccGCCGTCGTAGCTGATCGCCACGGCGCTACACGGCGAACTCAAAAGTCTGGGTGCACAAGCGCGTGTAGTAGCGGCCGGACCATCAGATGCGTACCCATCTGTGTGGGCGTcacaatttctattaaaaactgtaaaactgaaattcagtttttataaaattactacGAATATTAATGACCAATAATCATCCTATAATTTCTAAAgagattgtaataaaattattttaacagttgtttttttaattcaacgcACGCGCgaattatacgaaatattatgatattccATTACTCTGGATATATTCTTGACCGTCATCCttcctttataaaaattacataacaaacaaaaattttatttgataaatttacattgaaataataCATAGAGTACAGCTATTAAGACCAAGAGGCATcgtaaacataaaatacttaaaaattgaaaatacgaTATGTACGTGataatacatatgtaatatgaataatgcaatAAATCCAGTTTGATCGTATTCAAATATATCTGTTATCTTTGCTCATTTCATACGCGCAAACTCTCAACTTTTGCTGTGATTTCTATACACGAGTCTCACTTTATTTCCAACaaacgaattttatttttaattcaattgcaAGAGGCTCCAGAGATatctcgataaaaaaaattgttttatattacagGTGGATTTCCAACTGTGCGTGTACACTTCGCCGGCAATCGATCTTCTCTATTTTCTTAATACAAGTCCTTCCCCGGATATCGTCGAAAACAAGAAAGATATTCTGTTAAATGAATATCTTGGCACACTGTCGGCGATTATGAAGCAATTAAACTGCAAGACACAGCCGCCCACTATGGAGGAATTAAAGGCTACAATAAAGCGAAGAGCTAGCTATGGAATGATATCATCCTTTACGGTTCTTCCAATAATGCTGTGTTGTAAGGATGAGGCAAAAGATTTGGATGAAATCATGAGCACTGGTACTTTTGTAAATCCAGGTTTTAAAAGCgaaacttttaaaaagataatgataaaaagaaTTCCAATGTATGACGAGTGGGGTTTACTAGACCTTTAATGCATATTTAATGATTTcctgataaataatttaaaaaaggaataaaattaataaaaacaggaatcgaaaaagaaataagaataatagaaaaaaataatagctaATCAAAATACACagcaaaatcataaaaattaataacaataaggGAGAATGGGGTAGGACAGCGTAGttaaaatttgatgaataaaatctaggttttcataattatcataacattgttacatattttattgtatatataggagaagagggtattatggttaCTCCCATAAGCACCATGGTAAGCACCATGGTTACTCccattatttctgttattagataaattcaaataattgtttataaaattacacattagTAGCATTTTTTGATGGCCCTAATATGGCCCtaatacacaatagctaacaattattatatggcatttttacttttgaacactACTAAACCTTTTCAAAGTACACTTTAGCACTTAATTTCATATACTccttcattgtttttaaacttagcgtattatcacacgaatgtacgtACAATCAAGTGTTTTATGTTATTTAgctttttatgttatttagcTTTTTATTCGGCCATATTTTAAGTTATAtagagttaaacaataacatgagattttgttaatattgtttgtttagacaaaatttttatattaaaatatttctttgataaatcgattgttactctaaaaggtaatgtttaaaaataatagaaatattattttatatttgttttaaagttaaagtttatttaaagttaaacagagataaaataatattttttgttacgtcCGCCGATTTGGAAATCGTGCAGCGTAATTGGTTTTTTAGTATTCTTGTAGACCGCTGTCACTAGTTATTGTGACCATGGGTGATATGCTCATCATTACAACACTTATTATTTGGGGAGATTTTGAGAGTGAAAATTGTATTGGGTGTTGGATTTCGAGGCTGCGTGAAAAAGGATGCGTGAGATTGTGT comes from the Solenopsis invicta isolate M01_SB chromosome 14, UNIL_Sinv_3.0, whole genome shotgun sequence genome and includes:
- the LOC105206447 gene encoding uncharacterized protein LOC105206447, producing the protein MRVYKRKSEKGMTDKKVLKKAVNAVVVRKQKIGAVASQYNIPKRTLSRYCFKTRNKNQENNADTSLQENIANLNIGYQRNRQVFTADQEKALEKYLLRASDIYFGLCPKEVRKLAFQYGKAIPVTMPASWTENELARKDWFCSFLKRNNSLSIRTPKATSLARVSSFNPINVARFFNNLKTVLKRFNIQASDIWNIDETRVTTVQRPNRIVARKGFKQIGRITSAERGTLVTVAATVSASGNTNPPYFVFPRVHFHDHFIRDAPTGSAGSANRSGWMTEDIFVEYAKHFIRHVKPSRKRKVLLMLDNHKSHLSIEALDLFKNNGVVVLSFPPHCSHKLQPLDRSVYGSFKTYVNTFIDAWITNNPGKRMTIYDLPSIVASALSLACTPQNIQSGFRVSGVWPFNSEIFRPEEYLAGFSTDCPNPNAEADPVPTSSERSQQVIALEEIRPFQKANSRTSDVKKRKGRKRRSTEILTDSPVKKALEEEKETLRKKRAKNASKQTEAAAKEAKKAPKKQAAIPVHKSTRNIKKQIQ